In Gemmatimonadales bacterium, the DNA window TCCACGCTTCCCTTGGTCGGCACCTCGAAGCCTGCGAGGAGATTCAGCATCGTGGTCTTGCCGCATCCGCTGGGACCAACGATGCAGATGAACTCGCCCTCGCGAATCTGCAGGGAGACCTCGTGGAGCGCTACGACCTCGTTTCGCCCGCTTGCGTAGGTCTTGCAGATTTTCTGAAACTGGACGCACTGCCCCTCAGCCATTCAGTTGCCCTCCCGCCAAGGAGTTACCAGTTGCTGAAGGAGACGAACAGCGGCGTCCAGCAGGAGCCCGATGACGCCGATCATCACCATGCCGACGACGATATGGTCGCTTCGAAACAGCAGACGCCCTTGACTGATCAGGAACCCGAGGCCAGACGTTGCCGCGACCAGCTCACCTGCAACCAGGGCCATCCAGGCGATTCCGATGCCTACGCGCAAGCCGACGAACATCGAGGAAAGCGCCCCAGGGAGAATCACCGTGAAGACGATCGCGGTGCGGCCTGCACCGAGCGTCCTCGCCGCGCGAATCAGTTGCGCATCGACATCCCGCACGCCCTCCATGGTGCTGAGCACTATGGGGAAGAGCGCACCGAGGAAGATGATGAACTCGTTCTGCGCGTCGGTAATCCCGAACCACATGATCGAAAGCGGAATCCACGCCAGAGGCGGTATCGGCCTGAAGAAGCTGACCACCGGTTCGAACATCCACGCAAACAGGCGCGAACCGCCCAACGCAAAGCCCAGCGGGTAGCCGACGAGGGCGGCGAACGCGACTGCGACTGCGACGCGCTTCAGACTCGCCAGGACATCCTTCTGCAGCGTCCCCTGCTGGATCAGCTCCCACCCCCCCGCCAACACTGTGCTAGGGGCCGGTAGGAGAAGCGCCGTTGCCGGGTTCGATCTGCTGACGAGCTCCCAGATCGCGAACATGAGAAAGAGCGGCACGTATCGGGCCACTTGATACGCAAGGCGCCGCACCGATTGAAACGCGGGGCTTGGGCCAGCCATCGTCTCCGGGCTCTCTAGTTTCGTCGGGTGGGACTCCGAGGGTTGCCCCTCGGAGCGGACGTCAGATTTCGCTGGCACCAGATCTGCTTGCCTCAGCATCGCGGTCATCCCGGAGCCGTCTCTCTCAGGGCTGATAGGTATTGGCTCCGAAGCGCCACTCCTTGACCAGATCTCCCTTCTCGGGGAATGTCTGCTTGCCCATCGTCATCAGGCCGTATGCTGGATACGGTGGCTTCCCGACCTGGCCATTCCAGTTGGCCGGCAGGAACGCCGGCACTTCCGGAATCGCCCAGCCGAGTTTTGTGTAGGTAGTGCGCAGGTACTTGTTGCGCAGCACCGCCTTGAAGTCCGCTTCGGTGTAGGTGCGCTGCAATACGCGCGCCTCATGCATGACGCCTGCCTGGTAAGACTCGAGGGGAATCCAGAAGCCCTTCGCGTTCTCGAAGGGATAGTTGATCGTGGGCTTCGGGTTGATGACGTGAATCTCGGCGTCTCGCTTGATCAGGGCGGGGTCGCGACCTCTCTGAGATGGGTGAGCCGCGAAGGCTTCGAGAACTTCGTCGGGTTTCAGGCGCGCGATCAGCCGCGCCTCGACGAACGCATCGGTGTACGCCTGCAACACGTCTGCCGCGCCAGCCTCGAGTTCGCCCCGGGCATACGAATAGCCGTTGAAGACTTCGTACGTGTCGACCAGCTCGAGAATTCGCGCATTCTTGCGAAACTCCGTCATCGCCAGGACGTTCGGCTCCCAGATCGCCGTCAGGTCGATTCCCTTCGGCATCGTGATGATGTCGGCCGGCCCCGTGTTCTTGATGACGTAGTCCTTCCCCTCCTCCAATCCGAGGACCTTCGCGGCGATAAGCAGTCCGAGGTGATTCGTGCTGCCGATGGTGACCCCACACACGGCCGGCCGACCCAGTACCTTCCCGCCCTTGAGTTCGGCAAGGCTGCTCTTCAGGGGCGAGTCGGGAGGTACTAAGAATGCCTGGCGCTGGGCCGGGTAGGTGCAAACGGCAGCGGTAGGGATCTTCAGGTCGATGAGCCGCAGCAACCCCAGTGTTCCCGCTTGGGCAATCTGGATCTTGCCCGGCACGAAGACCTCGTTCATCAGTCCGGCGGTGAGGAAGGCCGGATACTGGACGTCGACCCCTCGCTTCTCGAGGAGTTTGTAGTGCTGCATCACGAACAGGACGAGGTTGCCGTCCGACCACATCGGGTTCCAGGCAACCTGCAGTGGCCACCACCCCTTGGACTTCAGCCAATCCACCGAGGCTTGCGAGATCTTCTCGTAGGCGGTTGGCCAACCCCACTCGCTAAAGGGGCCCGCAGGTTGGGCGTTCGCCGCTCCGATGAAGCCCGGACCGAGTCCGAGTGCAGCGGTGAGTGGAAGGCCTTGTCGCAGAAAGTCGCGACGCGATTGCTCGGGGGGCTGCTTTGCCATGTGCTGTCTCCTTGGTCGTTAGGGCCACGACGCGCCTGGCGCTCCGTGTCGCGTCCCGGCGGGTACACCGGGAGAGGCGCAAATCTATGTGTAATAGCGTTTTTGAGACAATTGTGCTCAAAACCGCCGACCTGTTGGGGATCCTAGCGTGGAGCGTTTCAACTTCGCAACCCCCAATCGAACTGCGTTGGCGCGCAGCTACGCCGTGTATTTTTCGAGCACCCGCTGCGGCTGGCGCAGGGCATCCCTCCGATACGGCTCGCTGAGAATCTTCGAGTCGACCACGATCTCGACCACGGCCGCACGCCGGATGCCGAAGGCTTCCGCCATCGCCGGGCCGATGTCCTCCGGCTTCGTGACGCGAATGGCCCAAGCACCCATGCCTTTCGCGATGTCCGCGAAGTTCGGGTTCTCCAGGTTCGTGAAGTAGTAGCGCTCACCGAAGAAGTCGAACTGGTTTCGCTTCTCCGCGCCGTATTGGGAGTTATTGAAGATCACGCTCACGAAACTGAGCTTCTCGGTGACCGCGGTCATGACCTCCTGCAGGCACATGCTCCAGGCGCCGTCGCCGACGAGCGTCAGCACTGGCTGATCGGGCCTTGCGAGGCTGACCCCCAGTGCGGTGGGCAGGGCGACACCGATGCCGCCGAGGCTCCCCGCGCCGAAGAAGCTCCTGGCGCGGTCAAACGACGCGAAGTAGGAGTTGGCGGCGCCGCTGACGTTGCCGACGTCCGCCACGATCGACGTACCTGCGGGCGTAGCCTTGGCCACCTCCCACAACGCGCGCCTCGGATGGATGGTGGGGTTCGTGCTCGTCGACATTTCCTCGTGCCTGCGCGCCCAGGCTTGCTTCTCGGCCTGGACATCCGCCATCACCTTCGCCCTGTCCGCGACGATCGCATGCTGCTTGAGGCTCTCGATGAGTTGCCGTGCGACGGCCCGACAATCGCCGATCAGGCCGACGGCCATGGGGCGCAGCGAGCCGAGTTCCAGCGGGTTGATCGAGTTGTGAATCAGATGCGCCTGCTTCGGGAAGAAGTCGATGCCGTATTGCGGCGTTGTGCCAAAGGTGTTCAGCCGCGTACCGAGCGCGAGAACGACATCCGCCTTCGCCATCAGCTTCATCGCCGCTTCGGAGCCCTGGTAACCGATGGGACCCACCGCGAGGGGGTGACTCCCCGGCACGGCGTCGTTGTGCATGTAAACGCACCCCATGGGTGCGCCAAGCGCCTCCGCGAGCTTCGCGATATCAGCACCGGCGTCGGACTCGACGGCGCCCAAGCCGGCGACGATGAAGGGGCGCTTTGCGCCGGCAAGCAATCTGGCTGCCTTCGCGATCTCGTCGTCGGGTGCGCCGCCGTAGCGGCCATCGGTCCGGTAGGTCGCGGGGAGTTGCTCAGCCTCTTCCCATTGGCCGTACCACGCATCGCGCGGAATATCGACCTGTACCGGTCCTCGCAATGCGACGGCCGCCCGGAAAGCCCCACGGATGCCTTCGGCCATTCGCTCCGGCCGGTTGACCTGAAATTGCCATTTGACCAGCGGCGCCAGAAGCCGCATCTGGTCGACCTCCTGAAAAGCCTGGGAGCCGATGGCACCACTGAGCACCGCCGGAGTGATCACGACCAGTGGCGTGTGGTTAAGCGCGGCACTGGCCACGCCGGTCACCAGGTTCGTGATGCCTGGGCCGTTCTGGCCGATGCAGACCCCCGGCTTGCCGGTGGCTCGTGCATAGCCCTCGGCCATCAGCGCGGCACTCTGCTCGTGGCGCACCTGGATGAAGCGGATGCCGCCGGCCGGGAACAGATCCAGCGGATCCATGAACGCCGAACCGACGATGCCGCAAATGTATTCAACGCCTTCCAGGCGCAGTGCCTCGACGAACGCCTCGCTACCCGTGATTGAACGTGCCATGTGTCTTCCTTCGAATGTGCTCTGCAAGTTCTCGTCGGCCATCGGCTACCTGGCCTTGCCGTAGATGCTCGCGACGCGATTGCTCAAGGAGCTGCACTGCAAGTTGCTGTCTCCTTGGCGCGCGTTGGGGCCACGACTGCCTGAGGCTCCGAGTGCCATCCCGCGGCAGGCCGCAGGGCGCCCATTTCTAATTTCATAGCGGTTTTTGAGACAATCTTGCTCAAAACCGCTGATCTCTTGCGGATGCTAGCGCGGAGTGTTTCAATTGCGCAAGCCCCAAGTGAGCTCGTCCCCAGCGACAACTCTGGAGACTCATCCGCCCAGACAGTGCCCGGGCTGCGCAACACTCACGGCACGCCCGGAGCGATCGCGGCACCCAGTGACGATCACAATGCCATGGACATTGAGACAGATACCCAGGAATTGACGCCCGAAGAGCTACGACGACTCGGACCAAAGCGCCTGCTTGTGCGCGTGCGGTCCATCGTCTATCAAGCCGAGGGGATCAACGCTTACGAGGTCGTGGATCCGTCCGGCGCCGACCTTCCGTCATTCGAGCCGGGGAGCCACATTGATCTCTACTTCCGCGATGGCCGCGTCAGGCAGTACTCGCTTTGCAGTGACCCGTTAGACCGCCGTCACTACGAGTTCGCCGTTCAGCGCGAGGCGCACGGTCGCGGCGGATCCAAGGCGATCTTCGAGCGCGTACATGTTGGGCGCATCCTGGCGATCTCCGAGCCGCGGAACAACTTCCCGCTGAGTCGACGGGCGACACGACATTTGCTCCTGGCTGGCGGGATTGGCGTCACCCCAATGATGGCGATGGTTCATCGGCTTCGCGCCACCAGTCAGGAATTCGTCCTGCATTACTGCACGAGATCGCCTGAGAGGACTGCCTTTGTGGAGGAGCTTCGCCCACTTCGGGAATCCGGCCTCGTCTTTTTCCATCACGACGGCGGCGACCCGACCAGGGGGCTCGATCTGAGGGCGCTGCTTCGCCCCTACGACGAAGGGACCCACCTGTACTACTGCGGCCCCAGTGCATTCATGAACGCGGTGCGTGAAGCATCGGCTCACTGGCCGGCCGGGACAACCCATTTCGAGCACTTCAATGCAACGCCTGACGTCCGCAACGCAGCCGCGCCTGAAGCGGGTTGCGCCTCCAGCACTTCGGGGAACGCCTCCGAGACCATCGGAGTCGGCTTCCAGGTGAAGCTGGCCAGATCAGGCCGGACCTTCGACATCCCGGATGACAAGACGATCGTCCAGGTCCTGCGAGAGAACGGAATCGTCGTCGAGACGTCTTGCGAATCAGGCCTCTGTGGAACGTGCCGCACTCGCTACCTGTCGGGAGCTCCGGATCACCGCGACTTCGTGCTCGATGACGAGGCGAAGAAGGAGGAGATTCTGATTTGCTGTTCCAGGTCGCTGTCGAATCTGCTCGTGCTGGATCTGTAACGGCCAGACCTCTGCAAAGAAGCGCGGACAATATCGCTTAATATGACACCCGAAATCGAATCGTGGCCGTTGTTGCGGGCGTTGGCGACGTGCCACAAGCTCCCCTGTCCAGCCTGGAATCCACCATTTCCAGAATCAGCGCGTCGTCGAGCATGACCCGCATGCGTGCTTCCGCAGCCAAGACCAGACAGAAGGTTGAGCCGCCCCAGGCCAACACGCCTCAGGAGGCACTCGCTCCCGGCGCGCGGATGCTCGCCGTCCTCGAAGTAGCGACGAGCTCGGAAGGTCCAGTCTCCTCCAGCGATCTGGCTCCCCGCCTGGGACTGCCGCGGGCGACGGTCCATCGCCTCTGCGTCGCGTTGGAGAAGATGGGATTTCTCCAGCGCGAGCCTGGCACAAAGCTCTTCGTGACCGGGTACCGGCAGCAACAGATGGCTCTAAACTCACTGGTCAACTCGTTCCGGCGAGGCGAACGACATGCCGTCTTGCAGGCCCTTGCACGTGCAGTCGAGGAAACGGTCAACGTGACCGTTCTTGACGGCAATGAGGTTGTCTATATCGATCGGGTCGAGTGCCAGTGGCCGCTGCGGACACATCTGCAGGCCGGATCGCGTATACCGATGCACTGCGGCGCAAGTGGAAAGCTTTTCTTGAGCATGCTTCCCGCGGCCCAGCGGCGACGCTTGCTCTTTGCACCGCTGCAGAGATTCACGAGCAAGACAATCACCGATGCGCGGCTTCTGGAGAAGCACCTGAAGCAGATTCGCTCTTCCAGGGTGAGTATCGACGAAGAAGAGTTCATGCAAGGACTGATCGGATTGGCTGTACCCGTCTTCTTGAACGGGCGGATCTGTGCAACCGTCTCCCTTCACGCCCCGACGGCCCGCCATACGGTCGAGAGCGTGAGCCGGTTCGTGCCGGCCCTTCAGAAGAGCGCCGAGCTGATTTCTCGGCTACTCAGCGCACCGGTCTAGCGGCATGACGAACACGGAATCGCCGGAAACAGGTTCGGCCACGAGCCGGGCAATTGCGATCCTCGAATGGGTTGCGCAGGCGCAGGGGCCAGTAGCCGTGGCGGAGCTCGTGCGACAGCTCCAGTTGCCGAAGCCGAGTGCGCATCGCATTTGCGGATCGCTGGAGCAGATGGGGCTGCTTCGTCGAGAGCCCGCAGGAAACGGGCTATTGGTGGGCCACCGATTGCTGACGCTCTCCCTGAACGCGGCAATGAACTTCGCAGACCGCGGAAGCCGACGAGCCATCCTCCGGAGCCTGATGGAAGAGACGGGAGAGACATGCACGTTGACGGTGCCCGACGGCGACGAATTGGTCGTCCTCGAGCGCGTTGAATCTCCATTGCCCTTGACGGTGCAGTTGCGGCCTGGGTCGCGCGCACCGCTGCATTGCACGGCTAGCGGAAAGCTCTTCCTGGGCATGTTGCCCCCGACTCAGCGCCGCAAGATCCTGGCCAGTCTGCCCTTGCGGCCTTGCACCGACCGTACCATCACGGAGGTCTCTCGGCTTTCGGCGCACCTGGATCTGGTGCGCAAGAACGGATACGCGACCGACGACGAGGAATTTGCGGTCGGACTCAGGGCCTTGGCGGTCCCCGTGTTCGGCAAGCGGCGCAGGGTGATCGCCGGTCTGTCCATCAACGCGCCAGCAGCGCGCCTGAACGTCGAGGACGCGATAGACAGGGTGCCACTGCTGCGTCGCGCCGCGGAAAGGATTGCACGGACAATTCTTGGCGACTGACGGACTCGGGAGCTTGCCTCCGAGTCCGTTGATGCACTCGACCGCTCAGAGATCCCAAGCCTTCTTCTCGAGCTGCTCCAGACGAGCAGAGACGAACGCCTTGCGCTCCTGAAGTGCGTACGTGTCGGCTTCCTGGGCAATTGCAATGATCTGGCGGCCAAGCCGTTTCAGCATTGCTCGGTCCTCTTCCTCGGTTGGGCGCTTCGGCACCGCAAGCACGTCGTTCTGCGTATAGCAGTAGGTC includes these proteins:
- a CDS encoding ABC transporter permease is translated as MTAMLRQADLVPAKSDVRSEGQPSESHPTKLESPETMAGPSPAFQSVRRLAYQVARYVPLFLMFAIWELVSRSNPATALLLPAPSTVLAGGWELIQQGTLQKDVLASLKRVAVAVAFAALVGYPLGFALGGSRLFAWMFEPVVSFFRPIPPLAWIPLSIMWFGITDAQNEFIIFLGALFPIVLSTMEGVRDVDAQLIRAARTLGAGRTAIVFTVILPGALSSMFVGLRVGIGIAWMALVAGELVAATSGLGFLISQGRLLFRSDHIVVGMVMIGVIGLLLDAAVRLLQQLVTPWREGN
- a CDS encoding IclR family transcriptional regulator encodes the protein MTNTESPETGSATSRAIAILEWVAQAQGPVAVAELVRQLQLPKPSAHRICGSLEQMGLLRREPAGNGLLVGHRLLTLSLNAAMNFADRGSRRAILRSLMEETGETCTLTVPDGDELVVLERVESPLPLTVQLRPGSRAPLHCTASGKLFLGMLPPTQRRKILASLPLRPCTDRTITEVSRLSAHLDLVRKNGYATDDEEFAVGLRALAVPVFGKRRRVIAGLSINAPAARLNVEDAIDRVPLLRRAAERIARTILGD
- a CDS encoding sulfoacetaldehyde acetyltransferase — its product is MARSITGSEAFVEALRLEGVEYICGIVGSAFMDPLDLFPAGGIRFIQVRHEQSAALMAEGYARATGKPGVCIGQNGPGITNLVTGVASAALNHTPLVVITPAVLSGAIGSQAFQEVDQMRLLAPLVKWQFQVNRPERMAEGIRGAFRAAVALRGPVQVDIPRDAWYGQWEEAEQLPATYRTDGRYGGAPDDEIAKAARLLAGAKRPFIVAGLGAVESDAGADIAKLAEALGAPMGCVYMHNDAVPGSHPLAVGPIGYQGSEAAMKLMAKADVVLALGTRLNTFGTTPQYGIDFFPKQAHLIHNSINPLELGSLRPMAVGLIGDCRAVARQLIESLKQHAIVADRAKVMADVQAEKQAWARRHEEMSTSTNPTIHPRRALWEVAKATPAGTSIVADVGNVSGAANSYFASFDRARSFFGAGSLGGIGVALPTALGVSLARPDQPVLTLVGDGAWSMCLQEVMTAVTEKLSFVSVIFNNSQYGAEKRNQFDFFGERYYFTNLENPNFADIAKGMGAWAIRVTKPEDIGPAMAEAFGIRRAAVVEIVVDSKILSEPYRRDALRQPQRVLEKYTA
- a CDS encoding IclR family transcriptional regulator, producing MAVVAGVGDVPQAPLSSLESTISRISASSSMTRMRASAAKTRQKVEPPQANTPQEALAPGARMLAVLEVATSSEGPVSSSDLAPRLGLPRATVHRLCVALEKMGFLQREPGTKLFVTGYRQQQMALNSLVNSFRRGERHAVLQALARAVEETVNVTVLDGNEVVYIDRVECQWPLRTHLQAGSRIPMHCGASGKLFLSMLPAAQRRRLLFAPLQRFTSKTITDARLLEKHLKQIRSSRVSIDEEEFMQGLIGLAVPVFLNGRICATVSLHAPTARHTVESVSRFVPALQKSAELISRLLSAPV
- a CDS encoding oxidoreductase — encoded protein: MDIETDTQELTPEELRRLGPKRLLVRVRSIVYQAEGINAYEVVDPSGADLPSFEPGSHIDLYFRDGRVRQYSLCSDPLDRRHYEFAVQREAHGRGGSKAIFERVHVGRILAISEPRNNFPLSRRATRHLLLAGGIGVTPMMAMVHRLRATSQEFVLHYCTRSPERTAFVEELRPLRESGLVFFHHDGGDPTRGLDLRALLRPYDEGTHLYYCGPSAFMNAVREASAHWPAGTTHFEHFNATPDVRNAAAPEAGCASSTSGNASETIGVGFQVKLARSGRTFDIPDDKTIVQVLRENGIVVETSCESGLCGTCRTRYLSGAPDHRDFVLDDEAKKEEILICCSRSLSNLLVLDL